A window of the Cygnus atratus isolate AKBS03 ecotype Queensland, Australia chromosome 4, CAtr_DNAZoo_HiC_assembly, whole genome shotgun sequence genome harbors these coding sequences:
- the UTP3 gene encoding something about silencing protein 10, giving the protein MRTRRGTVLRPPPQPAGRDGGEEEEDEEEEVVPRGDVGLEGLGDEVEDFHEAQFQAVMAALESGEEAGGSEEEEEEEEVLGLQLPEEDEEEEEEVLGLQLEEEEEEGDGGEEEKEGAEFYVDRSAEEDEEDEDEDLSMESDLEERSKDTKLPHELSWGRRKQLYYDTDYGSDGQAKGKRSQQEVDAEEEEEEQEAQVIQRRLVQDLGEDDYGLDVIQGYVAGQQKTHDSKGQKIAKDLQALSKKEQLKLLKQESPELLHLIEDFEVKLMELKDELQPLLEMVRSGVIPQGKGSRYLQMKYQIYLNYCANISFYLVLKSKRMPAHSHPVIERLVAYRNIINDLAVIDQRLSSQVRLLLRNYYDKKEEKLREQKKFPALLYLAARKNKPKRASALANGRLAAEEQADESDLDEEAALKYYKLMEDKLKLKRKRTEDQDMLEEGPLEEEDPNKKRGVTYQMIKNKGLTPRRKKIDRNPRVKHREKFRRAKIRRKGQVREVRTEMHRYGGELSGIRAGVKKSRKLQ; this is encoded by the coding sequence cgaggggctgggggacgaGGTGGAGGACTTCCACGAGGCGCAGTTCCAGGCGGTGATGGCGGCCTTGGAGAGCGGGGAGGAGGCCGGGGggagcgaggaggaggaggaggaggaggaggtgctggggctgcagctgccggaggaggacgaggaagaggaggaagaagtgctggggctgcagctggaggaggaggaggaggagggtgacGGTggtgaggaagagaaggagggagcTGAGTTCTATGTGGATCGCAGCgcagaggaggatgaggaggatgaagatgaggacCTGTCCATGGAAAGCGACTTGGAAGAGCGCAGCAAGGACACCAAGCTCCCCCACGAGCTGTCCTGGGGCCGCCGCAAGCAGCTCTACTACGACACGGACTATGGGAGCGACGGCCAGGCCAAGGGCAAGCGTAGCCAGCAAGAGGTCgatgctgaggaggaggaagaggagcaggaggctcaAGTCATCCAGAGGCGGTTGGTGCAGGACCTGGGGGAGGATGATTATGGGCTGGATGTGATCCAGGGCTATGTGGCGGGGCAGCAGAAAACCCACGACAGCAAGGGGCAGAAGATTGCCAAGGATTTGCAGGCCCTTTCCAagaaggagcagctgaagctACTGAAGCAGGAGTCCCCTGAGCTCCTGCATCTGATTGAGGACTTTGAAGTCAAGCTGATGGAACTCAAGGATgagctgcagccactgctggaaATGGTCAGAAGCGGCGTTATCCCTCAGGGAAAGGGCAGCCGCTATCTGCAGATGAAGTATCAGATCTACCTGAATTACTGCGCCAATATCAGTTTCTATTTGGTTTTAAAGTCAAAGAGAATGCCAGCTCACAGTCACCCCGTCATTGAGCGGTTGGTCGCTTACAGAAATATCATCAATGACCTGGCTGTGATAGACCAGAGGTTATCCTCGCAGGTTCGCCTGCTCCTGAGGAACTATTATGataagaaggaggaaaaactgcGAGAGCAGAAGAAGTTTCCGGCGCTTCTATATCTGgctgccaggaaaaacaaaccaaaacgTGCTTCTGCACTTGCTAACGGCCGTCTTGCTGCAGAGGAACAGGCAGACGAGTCCGACCTGGATGAAGAGGCTGCCCTAAAATACTATAAGCTGATGGAGGATAAGCTGAAACTCAAGAGGAAGAGAACGGAAGACCAGGACATGCTTGAAGAAGGACCGTTGGAGGAGGAGGATCCAAATAAAAAGAGAGGTGTGACCTATCAGATGATCAAGAACAAAGGCCTCACCCCCAGGAGGAAGAAGATTGATCGCAACCCCAGGGTCAAGCACCGGGAGAAGTTTCGGCGGGCCAAGATTCGCCGGAAGGGCCAGGTCCGTGAAGTTCGGACAGAGATGCACCGATACGGCGGGGAGCTGTCCGGCATTCGCGCCGGGgttaagaaaagcagaaagcttcagtga